From the Vigna radiata var. radiata cultivar VC1973A unplaced genomic scaffold, Vradiata_ver6 scaffold_222, whole genome shotgun sequence genome, one window contains:
- the LOC106753338 gene encoding uncharacterized protein LOC106753338, with the protein MVSWSIELSEFGLRFEPQGSIKGQHLADFAADLPSATEPSVWNLNIDGSSDRRGAGAGIVLEGSNGNLVEQAIFFTFQLSNNQAEYEALISGLLMAAELNVQHLECRMDSQLVVGHINGTFQVKDNQLLRYYHKVSDLIKAFDTFRIIHVPREQNSRADLLSKLTHSRGNSQLTSVIKTKLDRPLLETCATSVTPPTTDWRHEIMQLIIQQEQGARMSAADSKRIACFTFVGDDLYRRGYTMPLLKCLSGEEAKYVMQELHHGIYGSHSGKRTLRAKILRAGFYWPTIEQDCKEFVQKCISCQSHGHDTRVPSSELMTIITPWPFAQWGMDIAGPLPLAKGQCKYLLVAIDYFTKWIEAEALATISARKVQSFIWHLICRFGIPQKIITDNGRQFIDRTLEDFLRGLGIKHVTSSVEHPQTNGQAEAANKAIISELKKRLGQAKGLWVEELPEVLWAYRCTPHGSTGETPFNLTYGTDATLPVEIGEPSL; encoded by the coding sequence ATGGTTTCCTGGTCCATTGAACTATCCGAATTCGGCCTACGCTTCGAACCACAAGGCTCCATCAAAGGGCAACATTTGGCGGATTTCGCAGCTGACTTACCCTCGGCAACAGAACCGTCCGTGTGGAATTTGAACATTGACGGATCTTCAGACAGACGAGGAGCAGGGGCTGGAATAGTATTGGAGGGGTCGAACGGTAATCTTGTCGAGCAGGCCATCTTCTTTACTTTTCAACTCAGCAACAATCAGGCGGAGTATGAAGCTCTCATCAGCGGATTACTCATGGCGGCAGAACTAAACGTCCAACATTTAGAATGCCGAATGGATTCTCAATTGGTCGTGGGGCACATTAATGGCACCTTCCAGGTCAAAGACAACCAGCTGTTGCGGTACTACCATAAGGTCAGTGACCTTATTAAAGCGTTCGATACTTTCAGAATTATTCATGTTCCCAGAGAGCAGAACTCCCGAGCAGATTTGCTTTCCAAGCTAACACATAGCCGAGGGAATTCCCAACTTACCTCGGTCATTAAAACCAAGCTAGACCGACCTCTCTTAGAGACGTGCGCCACCAGTGTCACTCCTCCCACAACTGACTGGCGGCATGAAATAATGCAGTTGATAATCCAGCAAGAGCAAGGCGCTCGGATGAGTGCGGCTGATTCTAAGCGAATTGCTTGCTTTACATTCGTTGGGGATGATCTTTATCGCCGCGGATACACTATGCCTCTGTTGAAATGCCTGTCCGGTGAAGAAGCCAAATACGTCATGCAGGAACTACATCATGGAATTTACGGCTCTCATTCAGGGAAGAGAACACTTAGAGCCAAGATATTACGAGCAGGTTTTTACTGGCCTACAATTGAACAAGATTGCAAGGAGTTCGTTCAAAAATGCATTTCCTGCCAATCACATGGACATGACACTCGGGTCCCTTCATCCGAGTTAATGACCATCATAACCCCGTGGCCATTCGCacaatggggaatggatataGCTGGACCCCTACCACTCGCGAAAGGACAATGCAAATACCTCTTAGTAGCAATTGATTACTTCACCAAGTGGATCGAGGCAGAGGCCCTCGCGACAATCAGTGCTCGGAAAGTACAAAGTTTCATCTGGCACCTAATCTGCCGATTCGGCATACCCCAGAAGATTATTACTGATAACGGTCGACAATTTATCGACCGTACACTAGAGGATTTCCTTCGAGGGCTCGGTATCAAACATGTCACAAGCTCTGTCGAACATCCTCAGACCAACGGGCAGGCGGAGGCCGCAAACAAGGCCATCATCTCTGAGTTAAAGAAACGTCTGGGACAAGCCAAAGGCTTGTGGGTCGAAGAGCTACCTGAAGTACTTTGGGCCTATCGGTGTACGCCGCATGGGTCAACCGGTGAAACCCCGTTTAATCTTACGTACGGCACAGATGCCACGCTACCGGTCGAAATAGGTGAGCCATCCCTTTGA